In Flavobacterium sp. WV_118_3, one DNA window encodes the following:
- a CDS encoding T9SS type A sorting domain-containing protein produces MILLIALFGVQIAFSQVPDWQWVRNMDLYFDTGRHCSVVDSNGDVIVITDFRMPEITFGNITLYNDSPSYYYADIAIVKYDSQGNVLWAKKYGGPKTDFSNAVATDAFGNFYISGGFNETITLGSFTLTTFTVGTFIAKFDPNGDVIFAKKITEEGPGWATKIKTDTAGNVYFTGSFSTPTITLGTISATVEDFIDTQSSNRGYVAKMDSQGNYLWLKISQSNHRHFTGVLSYGLDIDTAGNVYNSGQFGCNTLRFGAITLTKTAVGDNNLNMYLVKYDPDGNELWARNAGSNQNTATNSRTVKTDLENNVYAAGSFSNSINFAQTTLTSSGDSQQFIVKYDASGNVLWAKNANAPAGYNAIYDLDTDENNNLYTAGVFNTTQMDFGNGVLLTNPSALQGAVAVVRYTPQGEAVWGRKAFSLSWYNMVNIHCKSENELYLSGCYNTSVMNFGDHTITKSEESNNQFLAKLSFDPLTTTSWNTHTIKVYPNPVQHQLYMDHPEVFTTYTLYNVLGIKVASGGIRLETGSIDVSTLPKGVYLLQLSNSESKSETIKIIKE; encoded by the coding sequence ATGATCCTTTTAATAGCTTTGTTTGGTGTGCAAATTGCCTTTTCACAGGTTCCCGATTGGCAGTGGGTTCGCAATATGGATCTGTATTTTGATACCGGGAGGCATTGTTCTGTAGTAGATAGTAATGGTGATGTTATTGTGATCACCGATTTTAGGATGCCTGAAATAACCTTTGGAAACATAACCCTTTATAATGACAGCCCTTCGTATTACTATGCCGACATTGCCATTGTGAAATACGACAGTCAGGGGAATGTACTATGGGCCAAAAAATACGGTGGTCCAAAGACCGATTTTTCAAATGCCGTTGCAACGGATGCTTTTGGAAATTTTTATATATCCGGCGGGTTTAACGAAACGATTACATTAGGCTCTTTTACACTGACAACCTTTACGGTAGGTACTTTTATAGCCAAGTTTGATCCCAATGGAGATGTCATTTTTGCTAAAAAAATAACGGAAGAAGGTCCCGGATGGGCTACAAAAATTAAAACGGATACTGCTGGAAATGTATATTTTACAGGAAGTTTTAGTACACCAACAATTACTTTAGGAACGATTAGCGCAACTGTCGAAGACTTTATCGATACACAAAGTTCCAACCGTGGCTATGTTGCTAAAATGGATAGTCAGGGGAATTATCTTTGGCTGAAAATTTCACAAAGCAACCACCGGCATTTTACTGGGGTCTTATCCTATGGTTTGGATATTGATACAGCAGGTAATGTGTACAATAGCGGGCAATTTGGATGTAATACACTCCGGTTTGGCGCCATAACACTAACTAAAACAGCAGTAGGGGATAATAATCTCAATATGTACCTCGTAAAATACGATCCAGACGGAAATGAGCTATGGGCGCGTAACGCAGGAAGTAACCAAAACACGGCAACAAACAGCAGGACAGTAAAAACCGACTTAGAGAATAATGTTTATGCTGCGGGATCTTTTTCAAACAGTATTAATTTTGCCCAGACAACCTTAACTTCTTCAGGGGATTCCCAACAGTTTATTGTCAAATATGATGCAAGCGGAAATGTACTTTGGGCTAAGAATGCCAATGCTCCGGCGGGTTATAATGCCATATATGATCTGGATACCGATGAAAACAATAATCTGTATACTGCAGGGGTTTTTAATACAACTCAGATGGATTTCGGGAATGGTGTGCTACTAACCAATCCATCCGCTCTACAAGGAGCCGTTGCTGTAGTCAGATACACACCTCAGGGGGAAGCTGTTTGGGGGCGAAAAGCCTTTTCGTTAAGCTGGTATAATATGGTAAATATCCATTGTAAATCGGAAAATGAATTGTATTTATCCGGATGCTACAACACTTCCGTGATGAATTTTGGCGATCATACCATAACAAAATCCGAGGAAAGTAACAATCAGTTTCTGGCAAAGTTGTCTTTCGATCCGTTGACCACGACCAGCTGGAATACACATACCATTAAAGTATATCCGAATCCTGTGCAGCATCAATTATATATGGATCATCCCGAGGTTTTTACAACCTATACTTTATACAATGTTTTGGGTATAAAAGTAGCGAGCGGAGGGATTCGTTTGGAAACCGGATCGATTGATGTTAGTACCCTTCCGAAAGGTGTTTATCTGTTGCAATTATCAAATAGCGAATCGAAATCCGAAACGATCAAAATCATAAAAGAATAA
- a CDS encoding 3-hydroxyacyl-CoA dehydrogenase, with translation MPIQIVTVAGSGVLGAQIAFQTAFHSYTVNVYDISEALLEKAKVTFQKLGEAYEQDLKATPDQIQKAIGNIRYFSDLGKAVADSDLLIEAIPENPEIKIDFYQKLATVAPQKTIFASNSSTLLPSQFAAATGRPERFLALHFANEIWKHNTAEIMGHPGTSSQVFDTVVAFAKSIGMVALPLHKEQPGYIVNSLLVPLLGAGLGLLVKGVADVETIDKTWMVATGAPVGPFGILDVVGITTAYNINKIAAEKTKNGHEQKVVDYLKTHFIDTGKLGVATGEGFYKYPNPSYLDPDFLHT, from the coding sequence ATGCCGATTCAAATTGTAACTGTAGCCGGAAGTGGTGTTTTGGGAGCGCAAATCGCATTTCAAACAGCATTCCACAGCTATACCGTAAATGTTTATGACATCAGCGAAGCACTACTGGAGAAAGCCAAAGTAACGTTTCAAAAACTGGGAGAAGCCTATGAGCAAGATCTGAAAGCAACGCCAGATCAAATTCAAAAAGCTATTGGAAACATTCGTTATTTTTCCGATTTAGGTAAGGCAGTTGCCGACAGTGATCTGCTCATTGAAGCCATTCCTGAAAATCCGGAAATCAAAATTGATTTCTATCAAAAACTGGCTACCGTAGCGCCTCAAAAGACCATTTTTGCGTCGAACTCGTCCACCTTATTACCAAGCCAGTTTGCTGCTGCTACCGGCCGGCCGGAACGTTTTTTAGCATTACATTTTGCCAATGAAATATGGAAACACAATACTGCTGAAATCATGGGACATCCGGGAACCAGTTCTCAGGTTTTTGATACAGTTGTCGCTTTTGCTAAATCGATCGGAATGGTGGCTTTACCTTTACATAAAGAACAACCAGGTTATATTGTGAACTCTTTACTGGTACCTTTGTTGGGTGCCGGACTCGGACTTTTGGTAAAAGGTGTTGCCGACGTGGAAACCATCGATAAAACCTGGATGGTGGCAACCGGTGCGCCTGTTGGTCCTTTTGGCATTTTGGACGTTGTAGGAATTACTACGGCCTATAATATTAATAAAATTGCAGCCGAAAAGACCAAAAACGGTCACGAGCAAAAAGTGGTGGATTACCTCAAAACCCATTTTATCGATACCGGAAAACTGGGTGTCGCCACCGGTGAAGGATTTTATAAATACCCTAATCCGTCCTATCTTGATCCAGATTTTTTACACACCTGA
- a CDS encoding T9SS type A sorting domain-containing protein — MRKITLLIVIFCVQIAFSQVPDWHWARSMGIHYNSVKQFTAVDPNGNSIVITDFITPSITFGNITVYNDSPSYYYSDIAIVKYDNQGNVVWAKAYGGPRVDQATAITTDTAGNFYIAGGFLDTITFDSVTLTADPSGVAGNFIAKFDTNGNLIFAKKVTNDSSGTVIRMIKTDNAENIYLTGFFNTPSIQMGAITLNYEDYNSAGLGSSYRTYVAKMDSQGNYLWAKASQSNDAHYMGIIPFGLDVDTNGNVYVGGHFGCNTIRFGTITLTKTTTYNYNFNMYLVKYDSNGNEIWARNAGSSYDNGTCTLAVKTDLNNNIYAAGYFSNIVSFGDAILSASGGSQQFLVKYDPSGNVLWAKAATATAGFNTIHSIDVDENNSLYTAGTYNNTQLNFGNGVTLTNPVPTDGAVFVVKYTPGGEAVWARKATSLNANNTLNIDCKSQNEIYICGTFNNPTMTFGNQLVTKSENNVDLYLAKLYYEPLSTTDWNTNKIKVYPNPAKDQLYINQPEVFTTYALYSILGTKVAGGSIRPETGSIDVSELTKGIYILQLSDNGSKTAVIKIIKE, encoded by the coding sequence ATGCGAAAAATTACCCTTTTAATAGTCATATTTTGTGTGCAGATTGCCTTTTCACAGGTTCCCGACTGGCATTGGGCTCGTAGTATGGGCATACATTATAATAGCGTAAAACAATTTACTGCAGTCGATCCTAATGGAAACAGTATTGTGATTACCGATTTTATAACACCATCGATAACCTTCGGAAACATAACCGTATACAACGATAGTCCATCCTATTATTATTCGGATATTGCTATTGTAAAATACGACAATCAGGGGAATGTGGTATGGGCCAAAGCCTATGGCGGTCCGAGAGTGGATCAGGCCACCGCGATTACAACCGATACAGCGGGCAATTTCTATATAGCCGGTGGATTTTTAGATACGATTACCTTCGATTCCGTTACCTTAACTGCCGACCCATCCGGAGTAGCCGGAAATTTTATCGCAAAATTCGACACGAACGGAAACCTTATTTTTGCCAAAAAAGTAACCAACGATTCTTCAGGAACGGTAATTCGTATGATTAAAACAGATAATGCTGAAAATATTTATCTCACGGGATTTTTTAATACCCCTTCGATACAGATGGGAGCGATCACATTAAATTATGAAGACTATAACAGTGCGGGTTTGGGCTCATCGTATAGAACGTATGTTGCCAAAATGGATAGTCAGGGGAACTACCTTTGGGCGAAAGCGTCTCAAAGTAATGATGCGCATTACATGGGAATCATACCCTTTGGGCTTGATGTAGATACGAATGGTAATGTATATGTTGGAGGGCATTTTGGCTGTAATACGATTCGCTTTGGAACAATAACATTGACAAAAACCACAACCTATAATTATAATTTCAACATGTATCTGGTGAAATACGACAGCAACGGAAACGAAATCTGGGCTCGTAATGCCGGAAGCAGTTACGATAACGGCACCTGTACGCTGGCCGTAAAAACTGATTTAAACAACAATATATATGCGGCCGGTTATTTTTCGAATATAGTTAGTTTTGGAGATGCAATATTGAGTGCAAGTGGTGGTTCGCAACAATTTCTTGTAAAATACGATCCGAGTGGAAATGTACTTTGGGCTAAAGCGGCCACTGCCACAGCCGGATTTAACACGATTCATTCCATAGATGTTGACGAAAACAATAGCTTGTATACAGCGGGAACCTACAATAATACCCAGTTAAATTTTGGAAACGGAGTGACACTAACGAATCCTGTTCCGACCGATGGTGCCGTTTTTGTCGTAAAATATACTCCGGGTGGTGAAGCCGTTTGGGCTAGAAAAGCCACTTCACTTAACGCAAATAATACATTAAATATCGATTGTAAATCGCAAAACGAGATCTATATCTGCGGTACTTTTAATAATCCGACAATGACTTTTGGGAACCAATTGGTAACAAAATCGGAAAATAATGTCGATTTGTATCTGGCCAAACTTTATTACGAACCATTGAGTACTACCGATTGGAATACGAATAAAATTAAAGTCTACCCAAACCCGGCCAAAGACCAATTGTATATCAACCAGCCGGAAGTTTTTACAACCTATGCCTTATACAGCATCCTAGGAACAAAAGTTGCCGGAGGTAGCATTCGTCCGGAAACCGGATCGATTGATGTTAGTGAGCTTACAAAAGGTATTTATATACTACAGTTATCGGATAACGGATCAAAAACGGCAGTGATAAAAATTATAAAAGAATAG
- a CDS encoding sulfite exporter TauE/SafE family protein, giving the protein MSVLTFTLILLLGAYLAGLLGSLTGLGGGVVVIPLLTLAFGVDIRYAIGAALLASIATSSGSASAYVKEGITNIRLGMFLEIATTIGAVIGALIAVYTPTNTIAILFGCVLIFSAAMTLRKKNQSALTEGSPLSYKLKLNSTYPTPNGEVPYKLKNIGAGFSIMTVAGVLSGLLGIGSGALKVLAMDATMHIPFKVSTTTSNFMIGVTAAASAVVYLQRGYMDPGIAFPVIIGVLAGAFTGSKLLTRMDPKVLRIIFCVAITFVALEMIYNGYHHKF; this is encoded by the coding sequence ATGTCTGTACTAACCTTTACCCTAATCCTTTTATTAGGTGCCTATCTGGCTGGTCTTTTGGGATCGTTAACCGGTTTGGGCGGTGGTGTTGTCGTTATTCCCCTATTAACACTGGCTTTTGGTGTGGATATCCGTTATGCTATCGGAGCGGCTTTACTGGCTTCAATCGCCACCTCATCGGGATCGGCCAGTGCCTATGTAAAAGAAGGAATTACCAATATCCGGCTGGGTATGTTTCTCGAAATTGCTACTACCATTGGAGCCGTTATCGGTGCGTTGATAGCCGTGTATACGCCTACCAATACGATTGCCATTTTATTTGGATGCGTCCTGATTTTCTCTGCTGCGATGACTTTACGAAAAAAAAATCAATCCGCTTTGACCGAAGGAAGTCCGCTTTCTTATAAACTGAAATTAAACAGTACGTATCCCACTCCAAACGGGGAAGTTCCGTATAAACTCAAAAATATCGGAGCCGGTTTTTCAATTATGACCGTAGCCGGTGTACTTTCGGGTTTACTGGGAATTGGTTCCGGCGCTTTAAAAGTATTAGCGATGGATGCGACCATGCATATCCCATTTAAAGTGAGTACGACCACGAGTAACTTTATGATTGGTGTTACGGCCGCAGCGAGTGCTGTTGTTTACTTACAACGAGGTTATATGGATCCTGGAATTGCTTTTCCGGTGATCATCGGTGTATTGGCCGGTGCTTTTACAGGTTCGAAACTCCTCACCCGAATGGATCCGAAAGTATTGCGAATTATTTTCTGTGTGGCGATCACTTTTGTCGCATTGGAAATGATTTATAACGGTTATCACCATAAATTTTAA
- a CDS encoding GNAT family N-acetyltransferase, whose amino-acid sequence MITIEKYKPEYQRYFEAFNKAWLEKYFVVEAIDEYVLTHPEEAILNDGGQILFAVYQNEVIGTVALRKVADGVMEFTKMAVDEKYQGLGAGKLLCEAAIALARDLKLQKLVLYSQTQLETAVGIYQKYGFEHKPIDSSKYKRADVYMEMELVYES is encoded by the coding sequence ATGATCACTATAGAAAAATACAAACCGGAATACCAACGCTATTTCGAAGCCTTTAACAAAGCCTGGCTCGAAAAATACTTTGTCGTTGAAGCGATAGACGAATATGTGTTGACCCATCCGGAAGAAGCAATTTTAAACGATGGCGGGCAGATTTTATTTGCCGTTTATCAGAACGAGGTTATTGGTACGGTTGCGTTGCGAAAAGTAGCCGATGGCGTAATGGAATTTACCAAAATGGCGGTGGATGAAAAATACCAGGGATTGGGCGCCGGTAAGCTACTATGTGAAGCGGCAATAGCACTGGCACGCGACCTGAAACTTCAAAAATTGGTTTTATATTCGCAAACACAATTGGAAACGGCAGTAGGAATATACCAAAAATACGGTTTTGAACACAAGCCAATTGACAGTTCCAAATACAAAAGAGCCGATGTATATATGGAAATGGAACTAGTGTACGAATCGTAA
- a CDS encoding DMT family transporter, with protein MSRNKKFVLPAIPAVLLSMISIQSGASLAKQLFPVLGISGVATLRIGISAMVLYGFFRPDFRKLTRKELLLGLVYGLSIGAMNLIFYFAIQRIPLGLGVTLEFLGPLVLALAGSHKLLDWIWALLAGLGIFLIAPWNEGTVDVLGIILALLAGAFWAGYIVIGGKISKMMKSGDAVTLGMLFASLFVIPFGVFSGDLNVLNGNLLLLGLAVALLTSAIPFSLDMGALRQLPSKTFSILMSLHPAFAALSGFLFLNEQLSLIQAIAIGCVIAASIGATLTIKKK; from the coding sequence ATGTCCCGGAATAAAAAATTTGTCCTGCCGGCTATACCGGCTGTTCTTTTATCGATGATCAGTATACAATCCGGTGCTTCACTGGCCAAACAATTATTCCCGGTTTTAGGAATTAGTGGTGTGGCAACCCTACGGATAGGTATTTCGGCCATGGTATTGTATGGATTTTTCCGACCGGATTTCCGAAAACTGACGCGAAAAGAACTGCTGCTGGGTTTGGTATACGGATTGTCTATCGGGGCTATGAACCTCATCTTTTATTTTGCGATCCAACGCATTCCGTTAGGATTGGGCGTAACCTTGGAATTTTTAGGACCATTGGTACTGGCATTAGCCGGATCACACAAGCTTTTGGATTGGATTTGGGCGTTATTGGCCGGGCTGGGAATTTTCCTGATAGCTCCATGGAATGAAGGCACTGTAGACGTATTGGGAATTATACTGGCGCTACTTGCCGGTGCTTTTTGGGCGGGTTATATCGTGATAGGTGGAAAGATTTCAAAAATGATGAAAAGCGGCGATGCCGTAACACTTGGAATGTTATTTGCGTCTCTGTTTGTGATTCCATTTGGAGTTTTTAGTGGCGATCTGAATGTATTGAACGGTAATTTACTACTATTAGGATTAGCTGTTGCTTTACTCACCAGTGCTATTCCATTTAGTCTCGATATGGGTGCTTTGCGACAATTGCCATCCAAAACATTTAGCATTTTGATGAGCTTGCATCCGGCATTTGCAGCTTTATCCGGTTTCCTTTTTTTAAACGAACAATTAAGCCTTATACAGGCAATCGCTATAGGCTGTGTCATTGCAGCCAGTATAGGCGCTACCCTAACAATTAAGAAGAAATAA
- a CDS encoding DUF1634 domain-containing protein produces the protein MKKHISDTDVQQLVGKVLRYGVLTACFLAIAGGVAYLLHHGGSTVPSYHTFQGEGAAYTTFEGILKGAMALNPTEIIQFGVLALIATPILRVVLSLFAFILERDKMYIVITLIVLSIIMTSIFGGLKV, from the coding sequence ATGAAAAAACATATTTCAGATACCGATGTACAGCAACTGGTGGGAAAAGTGTTGCGTTATGGTGTTTTAACGGCTTGTTTTCTGGCCATTGCCGGTGGTGTTGCCTACCTGTTACATCATGGCGGGTCGACCGTTCCTTCCTATCATACTTTCCAGGGAGAAGGTGCAGCATATACCACTTTCGAAGGGATTCTTAAAGGTGCAATGGCATTAAATCCTACCGAGATCATACAGTTTGGCGTTTTGGCATTGATTGCAACACCAATCCTGCGTGTGGTACTCTCGCTATTTGCTTTTATTCTTGAAAGGGACAAAATGTATATCGTCATTACACTAATCGTTCTCAGTATTATTATGACCAGCATTTTTGGTGGATTAAAGGTATAA
- a CDS encoding T9SS type A sorting domain-containing protein codes for MPKITLLIALFFFQMTGAQTPDWEWVRSMDGNLNNWARCVTVDNNGDVIVVIDFVGSSISFGDITLTSDNPSHYYSEIAIIKYDNQGNVLWAKNYGGPKADIPSAVTTDNNGNIYLIGQFEDAITFGSFTLNATGKNVFITKLDATGNTIFARKIIQEDAFAFYAAIKTDTSGNVYLTGSFNTATATFGTISFNNEGWTANAPWAQRPYVAKMDSEGNYIWVKVPRSPNAETKTVVAYSLDIDAEGNVYSGGYFACNTLQFGTIVLNKTTNGPDDKNIYLVKYDPNGNEIWARNAGSSSENKSAHLWSVKADLDNNVYAAGYFANDIRFDNITLQPPGQAGQLFVVKYDVNGNVLWAKTAINESGINQIQGLAIDEANNLYAAGIFSNIPQIDFGNEVVLTNPTSFEGALFLVKFTPEGEAVWGRKALPFNGNCLVDIYCKSENEIYLSGSYAYAMTFGNHAVEKLDGIYDQFLAKLSFDPLSTTNWNAHTIKVYPNPVKDQLFINQPEAYTNYSVYNVFGAKITSGMIRPETGPINVGFLSKGVYLLQLSNSESKTGTIRIIKE; via the coding sequence ATGCCAAAAATTACACTACTAATTGCATTATTTTTCTTTCAAATGACCGGCGCTCAAACACCCGATTGGGAATGGGTCAGGAGTATGGACGGAAATCTTAATAATTGGGCACGCTGCGTGACTGTTGATAATAATGGTGATGTTATTGTTGTTATCGATTTTGTAGGATCTTCCATATCATTTGGAGATATAACACTGACGAGTGATAATCCTTCTCATTATTATAGCGAGATTGCAATTATAAAATACGATAATCAGGGAAATGTGTTATGGGCTAAAAATTATGGCGGACCCAAAGCGGATATTCCATCTGCAGTGACGACAGATAATAATGGAAATATTTATCTGATAGGGCAATTTGAGGATGCTATTACGTTTGGTTCTTTTACATTAAATGCTACAGGGAAAAACGTATTTATAACAAAGCTGGACGCTACCGGGAACACTATTTTTGCCCGGAAAATTATACAGGAAGATGCTTTTGCGTTTTATGCGGCTATAAAAACCGATACTTCCGGGAATGTTTATCTGACCGGTTCTTTTAATACAGCGACAGCCACATTTGGAACAATTAGTTTTAATAACGAAGGTTGGACAGCGAATGCGCCTTGGGCTCAACGACCTTATGTGGCAAAAATGGATAGTGAAGGGAATTATATTTGGGTGAAAGTCCCGAGAAGTCCGAATGCTGAAACGAAAACAGTTGTAGCCTACAGTCTTGATATTGACGCTGAAGGGAATGTGTATTCGGGTGGATATTTTGCCTGTAATACGCTTCAGTTCGGGACAATCGTGTTAAATAAAACGACCAATGGACCGGATGATAAAAATATATACCTGGTTAAATATGATCCTAACGGTAATGAGATATGGGCGCGTAATGCAGGAAGTAGCTCCGAAAATAAAAGTGCTCACCTTTGGTCGGTAAAAGCCGATTTGGACAATAACGTATACGCAGCCGGTTATTTTGCGAATGACATACGTTTTGACAATATAACCTTGCAACCTCCTGGTCAGGCGGGACAACTATTTGTTGTTAAGTATGATGTAAATGGCAATGTACTTTGGGCGAAAACAGCGATCAACGAATCGGGAATCAATCAGATACAAGGTTTGGCTATTGATGAAGCAAATAATCTGTATGCCGCCGGAATCTTTTCAAATATTCCGCAAATCGATTTTGGAAATGAAGTCGTACTAACAAATCCGACATCGTTCGAAGGAGCGCTTTTTCTGGTAAAATTTACACCGGAAGGTGAAGCGGTTTGGGGACGAAAAGCATTGCCGTTTAATGGAAATTGCCTGGTGGATATCTATTGTAAATCGGAAAATGAAATCTATTTGTCCGGTTCTTATGCTTATGCGATGACTTTTGGAAATCATGCAGTGGAAAAACTGGATGGGATTTACGATCAGTTTCTGGCAAAGTTGTCTTTCGATCCATTAAGCACCACCAACTGGAATGCGCATACGATTAAAGTATATCCAAACCCTGTCAAAGATCAATTGTTTATCAACCAACCGGAAGCTTACACCAACTATTCGGTATATAATGTTTTCGGAGCTAAAATAACAAGCGGGATGATCCGTCCCGAAACCGGACCGATTAATGTTGGTTTCCTTTCGAAAGGTGTTTATCTGTTGCAATTATCAAATAGCGAATCAAAAACCGGGACAATCAGGATCATAAAGGAATAA
- the dapB gene encoding 4-hydroxy-tetrahydrodipicolinate reductase, which produces MKIKVCIAGATGWAGSALSRGVATDPELELVAGISRKAKGQNLSELLGLETAPVPVYETASEALNAVNCDVFVEFTQPDSAKTNVMTAIRKGVHVVIGTSGLTDADYNAIAALADEHKVAVLAVGNFAITAVLLQKFSEMAAKYIPNFEVIDYADDRKVDAPSGTVRELVKRLSEVQVPNETVAAADRVGPPEVWGAKMNGVRVHALRLPSYTISVETIFGLTDERLTIRHDSGTGAEPYVKGGILAIKKVSSFTGFKRGLDSVMD; this is translated from the coding sequence ATGAAAATAAAAGTGTGTATAGCCGGTGCCACCGGATGGGCAGGTTCAGCGTTGAGCCGTGGCGTGGCAACCGATCCGGAATTGGAATTGGTTGCCGGAATTTCAAGAAAAGCAAAAGGGCAGAATCTTTCGGAGCTATTAGGATTGGAAACGGCTCCAGTTCCGGTGTATGAAACCGCTTCGGAGGCATTGAATGCCGTAAACTGTGATGTTTTCGTCGAATTTACCCAACCCGATAGCGCCAAAACGAATGTTATGACGGCTATTCGTAAAGGTGTTCATGTAGTAATCGGAACTTCTGGTCTAACCGATGCGGATTATAATGCGATAGCGGCACTGGCCGATGAACATAAGGTGGCGGTACTTGCCGTGGGAAATTTTGCGATTACAGCGGTCTTACTACAGAAATTTTCGGAGATGGCAGCAAAGTATATTCCGAATTTTGAAGTGATCGATTATGCCGATGATCGAAAAGTGGATGCGCCAAGCGGTACGGTACGCGAACTGGTAAAAAGACTGTCGGAAGTACAGGTTCCGAATGAAACAGTTGCAGCAGCCGATCGGGTAGGACCACCGGAAGTTTGGGGTGCCAAAATGAATGGTGTACGCGTACATGCGTTGCGTTTGCCCAGTTATACCATTTCGGTCGAAACCATTTTCGGACTTACAGACGAACGACTTACGATCCGTCATGATTCCGGAACCGGAGCCGAACCCTACGTAAAAGGTGGTATACTGGCGATTAAAAAAGTAAGTAGTTTTACCGGTTTTAAAAGAGGATTGGATAGCGTAATGGATTGA
- a CDS encoding aldo/keto reductase: protein MHNSIPDYTLNNGVTIPEIGFGTWQTPDGATAVLAVKSALENGYRHIDTAAIYGNEKSIGQAIADSGIDRKELFITSKLWNSERGYESTLKAFDKTLSDLQTDYLDLYLIHWPANAKQFPDWKQKNADTWRAFEKLYQDGKIKAIGLSNFMVHHLEALLETATVKPVINQIEYHPGYLQTEVVAFCKANDILIEAWSPLGTGKMLNDPTLLEIASNYNVSVAQLCIRWCLQNGTLPLPKSVTPERIKQNLNVYHFEISESDMRRIDALPYIGGSGLLPDEVAF, encoded by the coding sequence ATGCATAACAGCATTCCAGATTATACGCTTAATAACGGGGTTACCATTCCGGAAATTGGTTTCGGAACCTGGCAAACACCCGATGGAGCAACCGCAGTACTGGCTGTAAAATCGGCTTTGGAAAACGGATATCGTCATATCGATACCGCTGCGATCTACGGAAACGAAAAAAGTATTGGTCAGGCGATTGCCGATTCAGGAATCGACCGTAAAGAATTGTTTATTACCAGTAAGCTTTGGAATTCGGAACGTGGTTACGAAAGCACTTTAAAAGCGTTTGACAAAACGTTAAGCGATTTACAAACGGATTACCTGGATCTCTATCTGATTCACTGGCCGGCTAACGCCAAACAATTTCCCGACTGGAAACAGAAAAATGCCGATACCTGGCGTGCTTTCGAAAAATTATATCAGGACGGAAAAATCAAAGCCATCGGACTGAGTAATTTTATGGTACATCACCTGGAAGCCTTATTGGAAACGGCTACCGTAAAACCGGTGATCAACCAAATCGAATACCATCCGGGTTATCTACAGACGGAAGTTGTGGCATTTTGTAAAGCAAACGACATTTTGATCGAAGCCTGGTCGCCACTGGGAACCGGAAAAATGCTTAACGATCCTACTTTATTGGAAATCGCATCAAATTACAATGTTTCGGTGGCACAATTGTGTATCCGCTGGTGTTTACAAAACGGAACCCTGCCATTACCGAAATCGGTTACTCCGGAGCGAATCAAGCAAAATCTAAATGTATACCATTTCGAAATTTCGGAAAGCGATATGAGACGTATCGATGCCCTGCCTTATATTGGCGGATCGGGCTTACTTCCCGACGAAGTGGCTTTCTAG